The genomic window GATTGCTGGGGTACAAGTTACCGGAACCTCTGGTAGTGTTGGGGCTTCCTCAAGAATCGTATTGAGAGGAAACTCCTCTATTACGGGTAATAACGAACCCTTATACGTAGTAGATGGTGTTCCAATTGACAACCGTAGTTTTGGAAACGCAGGTTCTTTTGGTGGAGTAGATTTACCGAACGGAGCTGCAGACATCAACCCAGACGACATTGAATCTATAACAGTGCTTAAAGGTCCTAATGCCGCTGCACTATACGGATTAAGAGCAGGGAACGGAGTTATTGTGATTACAACAAAAAGAGGAACTGCTGGCAAGAAATTCAGTGTTTCTGTAAATAGTAATGTTACTTTTTCAAACCCATTAATACTCCCAAGCTATCAAAACTCTTATGGACAAGGTGGCGACCCGTCTTACTTTGAATATGTAAACGGTTCGAGTGGTGGTGTTGGTGATGGTGTCGATGAAAGTTGGGGTCCCCCTTTGGATATTGGTTTAGAATTCATTCAGTGGAACTCTCAACTGAACGGAGATCGCCCATTACCATGGATATCTCATCCTAATAACGTAAGAGATTTCTTAGATACTGGTTTAAACACTTCTCATAATGTCTCTTTATCAAATGAAGACTTACGATTATCTGTTGGTAAATCCGAAGAACAAGGGATGGTTCCAAATACTGAACTAAAAAAAGTAACTGTAGGTTTTAATGGGTCCTTAAAATTAGGGAAACGTTTGACAGCGAGTGTCTCTTTAAACTATTTCAATATTGACAGTGGAAACTTACCTATCTCAGGATACAACAACGAAAATCCATTTCAACAGTTTATATGGTCTGCAAGGCAAGTTGACTTCCAGCAACTTAGAGATTGGAGAAACTTTCCACTTGCCCCCGTAGGAACGGCTGCTGAAGGCACGCCTTTAAGCTGGAATCATAATTTCCAAAACAATCCATATTGGATTTTAGAAACCAACCGAAACACTTATGAAAAAGACCGTCTCGTTGGAAACATAGACCTGACTTATGAATTTACAGATTGGTTAACGTTCAGTGCCAAAATAGGGTTAGACTCATTTAATCAATTGGAAACTTCTCGACAGGCCATTGGAAGTAATAACGCTCAAAACGGAAGTTATTTTGAAGTTCAAAGACGTTTTGAAGAGCTTAATACCACTTTTTTATTAAGCATCAATAAGGCGATTTCAGACGACATTGGATTCTCGCTAAACTTAGGAACTAATAATATGGTTCGACAGTACCACGGAACATCGGGATTCCTCCCAGGATTAGAGTTACCAAACCTATACAATCTCTCTAACCTTCAAACAGGATCAACGGCCGTATTAGGTAGTACTATTAATAACCAAAAAATTAGCAGTGTGTATGCTTTTGGACAATTTTCTTATAAAGAAATGCTCTTTGTAGATTTCACTGCACGAAATGACTGGGCAAGTATCTTACCCGTCAAAAACAATTCGTTCTTTTATCCTTCTGTAGCAGGATCCGTATTATTATCTAAAATATTTGATCTTTCTGCAGCAAAAATTGACTTTTTAAAAGTAAGAGGAGGTTGGTCTGAAGTAGGGAGTACTGGGGCATTACTAGAATACAATACACGTCCTACTTTTGGATTATCAAATTCTGGTTTTGGAAACCAAGCCTTTTTGCCAAATACTCAGTTCAATCCGAATCTAGTCGCCGAAAAGGTAATAGGGATTGAATATGGATTGGATGCTAAATTGTTCGCAAACCGATTGAGATTAAGTGCGACATATTACGATCAACAAAGTGAGGATTTACTTATACCTATAGGTATACCTCCAGCAGTTGGCTTTGGAAGCTTATGGAGTAATCCTGCTTCTTTGAGCAATAAAGGGCTTGAAATACAATTAGGCGGTACCATCATAGAAAATGAAAACTTTTCTTTTGATGTAGATTTAAACTATGCTAAAAATGATAATATGATATCTTCACTTGGTAT from Formosa sp. Hel1_33_131 includes these protein-coding regions:
- a CDS encoding SusC/RagA family TonB-linked outer membrane protein, with product MKTKFTMILTLFMALIVQTTFAQQKTVSGTVSDENGLPLIGATVVISGTSSGTTTDFDGNYKINANAGDVLIFSYVGYKNKEATVGASNTISLALEPDNTLDEVIVTALGIKREEKALGYSVQSLKGEAMTEARESNISNALSGKIAGVQVTGTSGSVGASSRIVLRGNSSITGNNEPLYVVDGVPIDNRSFGNAGSFGGVDLPNGAADINPDDIESITVLKGPNAAALYGLRAGNGVIVITTKRGTAGKKFSVSVNSNVTFSNPLILPSYQNSYGQGGDPSYFEYVNGSSGGVGDGVDESWGPPLDIGLEFIQWNSQLNGDRPLPWISHPNNVRDFLDTGLNTSHNVSLSNEDLRLSVGKSEEQGMVPNTELKKVTVGFNGSLKLGKRLTASVSLNYFNIDSGNLPISGYNNENPFQQFIWSARQVDFQQLRDWRNFPLAPVGTAAEGTPLSWNHNFQNNPYWILETNRNTYEKDRLVGNIDLTYEFTDWLTFSAKIGLDSFNQLETSRQAIGSNNAQNGSYFEVQRRFEELNTTFLLSINKAISDDIGFSLNLGTNNMVRQYHGTSGFLPGLELPNLYNLSNLQTGSTAVLGSTINNQKISSVYAFGQFSYKEMLFVDFTARNDWASILPVKNNSFFYPSVAGSVLLSKIFDLSAAKIDFLKVRGGWSEVGSTGALLEYNTRPTFGLSNSGFGNQAFLPNTQFNPNLVAEKVIGIEYGLDAKLFANRLRLSATYYDQQSEDLLIPIGIPPAVGFGSLWSNPASLSNKGLEIQLGGTIIENENFSFDVDLNYAKNDNMISSLGIVDSYRLGGQWGLSLEARPGLPYGSLVGRDFSRTDNGQVIYDNGIPVIDPAQKVLGNIAPDWTGGANFSVRYKNLSFAALVDAKVGGDVHSMTYAWGRYAGTLEESLVGRETGVVGNGVKSNGNGGYVPNDVVVSAKVFNQSAYSNDVESSAIFDASYVKLRQVTLGYTFPSSVTKKLPFESLKISLVGRNLALLYKVAPHIDPETGFSSANGNQGQEFGQYPSARTIGFNINLKF